The sequence GGAGAGCACGTGGGAGGAGACCAGGATGGTCTTGCCGGCGGCGGCCATCTGCTTGAGATCGTCCCGGAGCCGGATCCGGGAGCCCGGGTCCAGGCCGGAGGCGGGCTCGTCCAGCAACAGCACCTGGGGATCGTGGAGGATCGCCCGGGCGAGGGACAGCCGTTGCTGCTGCCCGCGGGAGAGCACTCGGGCCGGCTGGTCCGCCAGCGTGGACAGTTCTTGCCACTCCAGCAGCTGCGCCGCGCGGGACCGCACCCGGTCCCGGTCCATCCCGTAGAACCGGCCCATGGTCACGAGGATCTCGCGGGCCGTCAGCGATTCCCACACTCCGAGCGTGTCCGGCATCCAGCCGGTGGTCCGGCGGACCGCGGCCGGGTGGACCAAGGGATCGAAGCCGGCGATCGTGACGGAGCCGGCGTCGGGCTTCAGCAGGGAGGCCAGCACCAGCATGAGGGTGGTCTTCCCCGAGCCGTTGGGACCCACCAGCGCCGTGATGGCCCCGGCCGGTGCCGTGAGATCCACGCCCTGCAGGGCCTTGACGGACCCGAAGCTGCGCGTCACCGAGTCCACGGTGATGCCCGGCGGCGCGTCCAGAGACGTGGGGACCGGGGCCTCACCGGAGTCGCCGGTTCGGGTGTCGGTAGTCATGGGCCCATCGTCCGGCACGGTCCACCCCACGGCAAGGACGGGTGCGCGGAACGGTGTCCGGACCACGCTCACACAGCACCCGGCCACCTCCGCGGCGTTACCGTTCCGTGACCTCGGCGGTCATGGGAGGTGCCCGAACGCCGCCTCCACCTAGACTGAACAGCAGTCCCTTTGCCAGTCCGCTGACAGCGGTACGTCAACCCCCTCTGAGGTCCTTGCATGAGTCTGATCGTCCAGAAGTACGGCGGATCCTCCGTCGCCGATGCCGAAGGGATCCTCCGCGTGGCCAAACGCGTGGTGGAGTCCCAGCAGGCCGGCCACCAGGTGGTGGTGGTGGTCTCCGCGATGGGTGACACCACCGATGAGCTGCTGGACCTCTCCGAGCAGATCAACGGGGAGCCACCGGCCCGCGAGATGGACATCCTGCTCTCCGCCGGCGAGCGCATCTCCATGTCCCTGCTGGCCATGGGCATCCACTCCCAGGGCGCCACGGCTCAGTCCTTCACGGGCTCCCAGGCCGGCATGTTCACGGACAACCTGCACGGAGACGCCCGGATCATCGACGTCTCCCCCGACCGCGTGAAGGACGCCGTGGATGCCGGCGACATCGCGATCGTGGCCGGCTTCCAGGGCATGAGCCGCGAGTCCCGGGACATCACCACCATGGGCCGCGGCGGCTCGGACACCACGGCCGTGGCACTGGCGGCCGCCCTGAACGCGGACGTCTGTGAGATCTACTCGGACGTGGACGGCGTGTACACGGCGGACCCGCGCGTGGTCCCCTCGGCGCGGAAGATCGACGAGATCTCCTCCGAGGACATGCTGGAGATGGCCGCGGCCGGCTCCAAGATCCTGCACCTGCGCTGCGTGGAGTACGCCCGCCGCTTCGGCGTGCTGCTGCACGTGCGCTCATCCTTCTCCCACAACGAAGGCACCTGGGTGCGTCCCAACCCTGACGACACCATCACACTTGAGGAAGGCGAACCCATGGAACAGCCGATCGTTGCCGGCGTGGCCCACGACCGCTCCGAGGCCAAGGTCACCGTCTACGGCGTCCCGGACTTCCCGGGCAAGGCCGCCGAAGTGTTCAACGTGGTCGCCACGGCCGGCGTGAACATCGACATGATCGTGCAGAACGTCCCCCGCGTGGAGACCGGCCGCACAGACATCTCCTTCACGCTGCCGGTCACCGACGGCAAGACAGCCATGGAGGCCCTGGACGCCGCGCGGGAGGAGATCGGCTTCGAGGACGCCATCCTCAACCCGCACGTCGGCAAGCTCTCCGTGATCGGCGGCGGCATGCGCTCCAACCCGGGCGTCTCCGCCACGTTCTTCGACGCCCTGAAGCAGGCCGGCGTGAACATCGAGATGATCACCACCTCGGAGATCCGCATCTCCATCATCACCCGCGAGGACATGCTGGACACCGCTGTGCGCGCCGTCCACCAGGCCTTCGGCCTCGACGCGGACGAGGAAGCCACCGTCTACGGCGGCACCGGCCGCTGAGCCGGCGTCCACACCGCCTGATTCGCCGGCCGCAGAGCCGGCAACACAGAAAGCCCGACGCCGGCCGCGCGAGATGCGCGGCCGGCGTCGGGCTTTCTGTGTGCTTGCTCTATGTCCCTGCGCTTTGTGTCGAGTTCGGGTGGGTATTGGCGTCCAACACCCACCCGAACTCGACTGAAAGCACAGGCGGTCAGCTAGCCGCCGGTCACCTCATGGGCGCGGGACAGCAGGGCCGCCACCTCGCCGCGGGTGATCTCGTGGCCCGGACGGTAATTGCCGTCCGCATAGCCGGTGGAGATGTCCTGCTCCGCCATCCAGACGATCGCCTCGTGGTGCGCGCTGGACTCCGGAACGTCCGGGAAGCCCTCGCCCTCCACCGTGCCGGGCTCCGGCCCGACGGTGCGGAAGACGAAGGAGGCGAACTCACCGCGCGTCACCTCATCGAACTGGCGGAACGTGCCGTCCTTGTATCCAGTCGTGATCTCTTCGGCGTTGGCCCAGGAGATCGCGTCGAAGAACGTGCTGGACTCCGGGACGTCCGGGAACTCGGCCGGATCCGTCACCGTGGGTGAATCCATGTAGCGGTACAGGAACGCCACGGACTCGCCACGGGCGATGTCCCGGTGCTTCTGGTACGTGTTGTTCTCATAACCCGTGGTGATCCCATCACACTGCATCCAGCGCACGTAGTCGTAGTACTGGCTGCCGGGGGCGTTGTCCGAGAAGTCCTCGGCCTCGCAGTCGGCCGGGCCCCCGCCCACGGTCACGGTGACCGTGCTCCGGGTGCCGGGCGCCCACTCGATGGCGCCCTTCCACGTGCCGGGAGTCAGGCCCTGCCACTCGACGGCGACCGGCGCGGTCTCCTGGTTCTCCACGGCCAGCGGGTCCGGGGTGATGGTCAGATTCCCCGAGTCGCCTTCGAGGACCACGGTCTCCATGGTGGCGGGGACCGAGGCGCCGCCCGGTGAGGAGTACAGGTTGGAGACCGCGTAGTACTCACCAGGGGTCGGATCCGTCAGGACCAGTTCCTCGGAACCGGAGGCAGTGGCCTCCTGGATGACAGTGCCCTCCGGAGTGATGACGAAGAGGTCCCAATCGGACTGTTCGTCACCCGCATTGAGCGACCAGGTCACCGAGGTGGCACCCTCGGGGACCACGGTCTCCGTGACGTGGTTGGAGGCGTCGTCGTCACCGACCAGCGCTCCGGGAACCTTGGAGAACTCCTCTACCTCGGCCAGGCCCAGGCCCTCGATCTCTGGCTCGAGGGCGCCGGTGATGCCGGACTCGAGCTCGGTCTCGGCGGCGCCGGACGTGCCTTCACCGGTGATGGCGTCCTCCGCCAGGACGTCCACGGAACGCACCGTCACCGGGGAGGTGACGGCTGCGGCACCCGGACGGGTCCAGGTAAAGGACCCGTGGGCCCACTCATCCGCTGCGGCATCCGTACGGGTCAGCGTGATTTCCACCGGCTGAGATTCGCCGGCCTCCAGGGACAGGGTGGACGGCTCAGCCGTCACCTCGTAGCCCGGCACAGAGCCGCTGGCGGCCCAGGTCCCGGTCTCGGTGGCCGTGACGGTGCGCGTCACGGTGGCCGAACCCAGCAGGTCGTTCACGGCGATCGAGGCCACGTTGATGTCCCGGCCGGTGGTCTCGCCCAGGATGAGGGCGTCCCACTGGCGGGCGTCGGCCTCATAGACCAGCCCCGGCTCGACCATGGCGGCCGGGTCGGCAGAGCCGGCGCCGGTGGCGAAGTTGTCCGCGCTGGCCGAACCATCGGCCTCCAGGACGTCACCGGCCGTGGTCATCATGGCCGACTTGATGGCCATCGGGGACCAGTCCGGATACGTGGCGCTCATCAGGGCCGCCATGCCCGCCAGGTTCGGCGCCGCCATGGAGGTGCCGGACATCAGGCCATAGGAATCGCCATTGTACGCCGGGTCCAACGGAGAGACGCCGGCCAGGACGTTGACGCCCGGGGCAGCGATGTCCGGCTTGAGCAGCTCGGAGTCCACCGCGGTGGACGGGCCGCGCGAGGAGAATCCGGCAATCTGAGGCACCGGGACCGGGTCCAGGCTCGTGGTGTCACCGACCACGAGAGTCGCCTGCTGGTCCGTGGAGGCGACGAGGTCCTTGATGGACTCGTCCGAGATGTGCACGGTGGGCACCGCATGCAGGTCGGCGTCCTCGGAGCCGCCGCCGATGTTCACCAGGACCATGCCGATACCGCCGGCCTGGGCCACGGCCTTGGACTTGTCCGCGCGCGGGCTCACGCCGCGATCGCAGACCACGATCTTGCCCGCGGCTGCGTCCGGGTCCAGGGCGCCGATCTCGCAGAGCCGGATATCGTCCGCAGTTCTCTCTTCGGTGACCGGAAGGCCCACCTCGCTGGACAGCGCGATGTCTGCCGGGCCGACGCCCTCCTTCGTCACGGTCACACCGCGGAACTTCTCACCATCCGGGAACTCGACCGTACCGGTCAGCTCATCGGAGAACGTGGAGGCCGCCACGGAGGTCAGCCATGGTGCGGAGTGGTTCACGGTCTGGGCGGCCGGGCCGGAGTTGCCGGCGGAGGCGGAGACGAAGATCCCGGCCTCAGCGGCCGACTTGAAGGCCAGCGAGACGGGATCCACCACGGAGTTGTTCGATCCGGAGATCGAGTAGTTCAACACGTCGACGCCGTCGATGATGGCCTGCTCGATGGCCGCCACCGAGGCGGTGCCATAGCAGCCGCCCGTATCCGGGTCCGTGTCCTCCCAGCAGACCTTGTAGACGGAGACGGCAGCCTGGGGCGCCACGCCGGAGCCCTCGCCGTAGGAGACACCGCCATTGAAGACCTGGTCGACCCCGTTGTTGCCCGCCGCCGTGGTGGCGGTGTGGGTGCCGTGCGAGGAGATGTCGAGGGGGGACAACCGCTCCCGAGGGTCACGGTCCCCCTCGGGGACGAAGGCTTCGAAATCCTCGGAGTAATACCGGGCGGAGAGCACCTTGGAGTTGCATTCCTCGCCGGTGAAGTCCTCACCGACCTCGCAGTCGCCGCGGAAGGTGGTGCCATCGGCCTTGAGCATGGCGATCCGGCCGGAGGCGTCCAGGTACGGTTCACCGACCTGGGGTTCACCGGAGAGCGCCGGAACGGGGTCCCCGGCGAGCATCTCCTGTTCGGGGTAATAGCCGGTGTCGATGACTCCGACCACGACGCCCTTGCCGGCGGCGTCCAGCCCGCCGTACTGGTTGTTCCAGGCCCCCTGGGGCCCGGGCAGTCCGAGGAACTCGGTGGACGAGTAGTCAGGGGCGTACTCCTCCACCTCGGAGACGGCCAGGACGCGATCGTCCTTGGACAGCTCGCGTGCCTGCTCGGCGGTGAGCTCGGAGACGAAGGCGTTGAGGGCCGTGGTGAAGTGCTTGTCCACGGACAGCGATGTCGAGGACGCGACCTCCATCTGGCGCACCGTGAGGTGCCGGTCATACTTCTGAACGGCGGCAGAGTCCGTGTCCAAGGTGCCGTCCGTGGCGGCAGTGGCCGGGAAGCCGTCCGTACCACCCCGGTAGGTGGCCACCGGATCCTCCTTGAGGATCACGAAGTAGCGGCCGTCCTTGTATTCGGCGCCAGCCTGCAGCGCCCGGTCGATCGAGGGATCCGAGCCGCCGCCGGGCGGTGCCGCGACGGCCGGAATGGCCGCCAGCGGCGCGGCCAGCAGGCCGATCCCCGCCAATGTGGCGGTCAGCGCCCGGCGTCGCCGGGCTGTTTTGGGGTTCCTGGACATGAACCTCGCCTTTCCTCACCAAGGTGCGAACCGGGCACGGGTGTGCCCGGCGAGTGATCTCCGTGGTTGCTGCAGGAGGCTGCCGCGGTGTTCGGCCGAGACGGGCACGATGCGGTGCGGAAGCCCCTGTGAGAGCGGTGCGAGTGATGCGAACCACAGAGGTGGGATGACGGCAACCTACCCGAGCGGCACGATCAACGGAAGGCCTGAAACAGACCTTTTACACGCGGATATCTCCCTTCCCCTCCCTTCCGCGGCCCACCTGCACGGATCCGCCGTTAACCGTACGCTGGTGGGGTGCCCACTTCCCTCCGCACCCGCTCCGCCGACCCGTCAACCATAGGTGGACTCCAGGTGCTTGCCGTGGACGAGTGGCAAGCCACCGCCGAGGCCCACCGCCAGGGCATCACGGCCTACACGGCTCCGCTGAAGGACCTGCATTCCCGCGGCGCAAGTCACCCGGTCCACGACTTTCTGTTCTCCTACTATTCACTCACCCCCGGTGCCCTCGAACGCTGGCACCCGGGGGCCGGCGTCGTGCTGGCTGCGCCGGCTCGGACTCACGACGACGGCCACGCGGCGCCTGCGGGCGGGCCCGGCTCCGGTGGCGGAGGGAAGTTCTACCGGTGGGTGGTGCCTGGCCCGGGGCTTCCCGACGGCGGCTGGACCGTGGATGTGCCCGCGTTCGCCGCGCGCCGGGCCGCGATGATCGAGTTCGCCGGGCGCATCCTCGGTCTGACAGCGCAACGGCCAGCACGGCTGGCCTGCTTCGGCCTGCACGAATGGGCCATGGCCTACCGATCCGAGGTCCACGGGATCCGCCACTCCACCGTGCCCCTTCGACTCGGCCCGGACGGCACGAATCGGGTGGTCGAGGACAACCGGATCGCCTGCTCGCACTTCGACGCCTTCCGCTTCTACGCGCCCGAGGCGGTGAGGCTGAACGAGCTGCAACCCACGCGAGAGACGCAGGTGGACCTGGAGCAGCCCGGCTGTCTGCACGCCAACATGGACGTCTACAAGTGGGCCTACAAGCTGTTGCCGGCGGTCAGCTCGGGCCTGGTGGCGGACTGCTTCGAACTCGCCTGGCGCATCCGGACCATGGACATGCGGGCCTCCCCCTACGAACTGGCGGACTGGGGGCTGGAACCGATCCGGATCGAGACCACCGTGGGTCGAGCAGAGTATGTGCGCCTGCAGCGCGGTTTCGCCGCGGAGGCCAATGTGCTGCGTGGACGGCTGCTGGCGGAACTAGACACCGTGAGGGCCCTGGCCGCGGAGGCGAGCACGCCGTGATCGGCGCCCTGCTCGCCCTCGGATGCTGGCTGCTGTACCGGAAGATGTGGCGGACCGAGCCCCGCCGGCTGCGCACCGCCGTCGTGCTGCTGGTGGGGGCCTGGTTCGCGTGGGGTGCCGTGGTGGAGGTCATCGGGTACTTCTCCCCCGAGGTGCAGGCGCTGATCGGCCTGGTGCTGTTGGCACTGCCGTTCTCCGTGCTCGTACTGGCCGGATTTCTCATCCGCAACGGGGTCCAGATGGTACGGCGAGAGGGCCGGAGTCTGGGCAACCTGCTCTCCATGCTGGCCGGGCTCGCACTGTTGGCGCTGCCCGTGGCGGCCTTCCTCTTGGTCGCGACGCTGCACCCAGTGGGCATCGGCGCCGCTGCGTTGGCCTTCTTCGTCTCCGCGCAGGTCGGCCTGTCCTTCGTGACGTTCCTGGTGTTCACGGTCCTGTACGCCCGGAGGGAGCCGCGCCCGGGGGCGGACGCCGTGGTGGTGCTGGGCTCCGGACTCATCAAGGGGAAGGTGACCCCGCTGCTCGCCTCCCGCCTGGACCGGGGGCGGCAAGCATGG comes from Citricoccus muralis and encodes:
- a CDS encoding S8 family serine peptidase, with product MSRNPKTARRRRALTATLAGIGLLAAPLAAIPAVAAPPGGGSDPSIDRALQAGAEYKDGRYFVILKEDPVATYRGGTDGFPATAATDGTLDTDSAAVQKYDRHLTVRQMEVASSTSLSVDKHFTTALNAFVSELTAEQARELSKDDRVLAVSEVEEYAPDYSSTEFLGLPGPQGAWNNQYGGLDAAGKGVVVGVIDTGYYPEQEMLAGDPVPALSGEPQVGEPYLDASGRIAMLKADGTTFRGDCEVGEDFTGEECNSKVLSARYYSEDFEAFVPEGDRDPRERLSPLDISSHGTHTATTAAGNNGVDQVFNGGVSYGEGSGVAPQAAVSVYKVCWEDTDPDTGGCYGTASVAAIEQAIIDGVDVLNYSISGSNNSVVDPVSLAFKSAAEAGIFVSASAGNSGPAAQTVNHSAPWLTSVAASTFSDELTGTVEFPDGEKFRGVTVTKEGVGPADIALSSEVGLPVTEERTADDIRLCEIGALDPDAAAGKIVVCDRGVSPRADKSKAVAQAGGIGMVLVNIGGGSEDADLHAVPTVHISDESIKDLVASTDQQATLVVGDTTSLDPVPVPQIAGFSSRGPSTAVDSELLKPDIAAPGVNVLAGVSPLDPAYNGDSYGLMSGTSMAAPNLAGMAALMSATYPDWSPMAIKSAMMTTAGDVLEADGSASADNFATGAGSADPAAMVEPGLVYEADARQWDALILGETTGRDINVASIAVNDLLGSATVTRTVTATETGTWAASGSVPGYEVTAEPSTLSLEAGESQPVEITLTRTDAAADEWAHGSFTWTRPGAAAVTSPVTVRSVDVLAEDAITGEGTSGAAETELESGITGALEPEIEGLGLAEVEEFSKVPGALVGDDDASNHVTETVVPEGATSVTWSLNAGDEQSDWDLFVITPEGTVIQEATASGSEELVLTDPTPGEYYAVSNLYSSPGGASVPATMETVVLEGDSGNLTITPDPLAVENQETAPVAVEWQGLTPGTWKGAIEWAPGTRSTVTVTVGGGPADCEAEDFSDNAPGSQYYDYVRWMQCDGITTGYENNTYQKHRDIARGESVAFLYRYMDSPTVTDPAEFPDVPESSTFFDAISWANAEEITTGYKDGTFRQFDEVTRGEFASFVFRTVGPEPGTVEGEGFPDVPESSAHHEAIVWMAEQDISTGYADGNYRPGHEITRGEVAALLSRAHEVTGG
- a CDS encoding ABC transporter ATP-binding protein, which produces MTTDTRTGDSGEAPVPTSLDAPPGITVDSVTRSFGSVKALQGVDLTAPAGAITALVGPNGSGKTTLMLVLASLLKPDAGSVTIAGFDPLVHPAAVRRTTGWMPDTLGVWESLTAREILVTMGRFYGMDRDRVRSRAAQLLEWQELSTLADQPARVLSRGQQQRLSLARAILHDPQVLLLDEPASGLDPGSRIRLRDDLKQMAAAGKTILVSSHVLSELDEMADLAVFIQAGATVRVEDLSQEGAAGGRYLITALDAGPLHAALEHYSIAYRPEGKRRDSVSVEVASATEAADMLATLVGDGVRVLSFTPGTSRLEAAYLELDRRRPAEGPAARPASLPEPDAGRAGAAPRPGTRPGTRPDGRGME
- a CDS encoding 3-methyladenine DNA glycosylase, translating into MPTSLRTRSADPSTIGGLQVLAVDEWQATAEAHRQGITAYTAPLKDLHSRGASHPVHDFLFSYYSLTPGALERWHPGAGVVLAAPARTHDDGHAAPAGGPGSGGGGKFYRWVVPGPGLPDGGWTVDVPAFAARRAAMIEFAGRILGLTAQRPARLACFGLHEWAMAYRSEVHGIRHSTVPLRLGPDGTNRVVEDNRIACSHFDAFRFYAPEAVRLNELQPTRETQVDLEQPGCLHANMDVYKWAYKLLPAVSSGLVADCFELAWRIRTMDMRASPYELADWGLEPIRIETTVGRAEYVRLQRGFAAEANVLRGRLLAELDTVRALAAEASTP
- a CDS encoding aspartate kinase, giving the protein MSLIVQKYGGSSVADAEGILRVAKRVVESQQAGHQVVVVVSAMGDTTDELLDLSEQINGEPPAREMDILLSAGERISMSLLAMGIHSQGATAQSFTGSQAGMFTDNLHGDARIIDVSPDRVKDAVDAGDIAIVAGFQGMSRESRDITTMGRGGSDTTAVALAAALNADVCEIYSDVDGVYTADPRVVPSARKIDEISSEDMLEMAAAGSKILHLRCVEYARRFGVLLHVRSSFSHNEGTWVRPNPDDTITLEEGEPMEQPIVAGVAHDRSEAKVTVYGVPDFPGKAAEVFNVVATAGVNIDMIVQNVPRVETGRTDISFTLPVTDGKTAMEALDAAREEIGFEDAILNPHVGKLSVIGGGMRSNPGVSATFFDALKQAGVNIEMITTSEIRISIITREDMLDTAVRAVHQAFGLDADEEATVYGGTGR